From one Triticum urartu cultivar G1812 chromosome 3, Tu2.1, whole genome shotgun sequence genomic stretch:
- the LOC125548682 gene encoding uncharacterized protein LOC125548682, whose product MTKGGGSETGGCLCIGAPMRALSRACDSACDLYVRGMSGCATRVPAGAVAGGRGSGFVRSATAVHLWTSSDRADDLVRAGSTKQRRVATADQPADVGAAKKGRLSPVAPAIVPARRKGPAMATIAENGPCDFGACALRPPELRKRATAVGGQGAPGGGFVAVIAGTEAFAARS is encoded by the coding sequence ATGACGAAGGGCGGCGGCAGCGAGACGGGCGGGTGCCTCTGCATCGGGGCGCCGATGCGCGCGCTGTCGCGGGCGTGCGACTCGGCCTGCGACCTCTACGTGCGCGGCATGTCCGGGTGCGCCACCCGCGTGCCGGCGGGGGCGGTGGCAGGCGGCCGCGGCTCCGGCTTTGTCAGATCGGCCACGGCCGTGCACCTGTGGACGAGCTCCGACCGCGCCGACGACCTCGTCCGCGCCGGGTCGACGAAGCAGCGCCGCGTGGCGACGGCCGATCAGCCGGCGGATGTCGGGGCGGCAAAGAAGGGCCGCCTTAGTCCGGTGGCGCCGGCGATCGTGCCGGCTCGGAGGAAGGGGCCGGCGATGGCGACCATCGCCGAGAACGGGCCGTGCGACTTCGGCGCCTGCGCGCTGAGGCCACCGGAGCTGAGGAAGCGCGCCACGGCGGTCGGCGGGCAGGGCGCGCCTGGCGGTGGGTTTGTCGCCGTCATCGCGGGGACCGAGGCCTTCGCGGCTCGATCGTGA